A segment of the Candidatus Marinimicrobia bacterium CG08_land_8_20_14_0_20_45_22 genome:
GTTGTTGAATTATCGCGGCGGTTCCTTTATGATGGATGCTTATCCGGGAATTGTCAAGGAGTTGCGCCTGCGCGGCGTCTCATTTGAAGAAATCAGCGGGGCGAAAGCATTGCAGATTTATTCGACGATCGATCAAAATAATATGGACATCGCAATTCTGGAAAAAGCCTCGAAGATCGCCGTCTATTCGCCTCCCGGAAAACAACCGTGGGATGATGCCGTTACGCTTGCATTGACCTACGCTGAAATCCCGTATGATATTATCTGGGATGAGGAAGTTCTGACTAACAAATTGCCGGATTACGATTGGCTTCATCTGCACCATGAAGATTTTACCGGTCAGTATGGTAAATTCTACGCGAGCTACCGGAATCAGGATTGGTATCGACAGGAGGAAGCCAACTCGCAATTGATGGCAACGAAATTGGGATTTACGAAGGTCAGTGAAGAAAAAAAAGCGGTTGCCCGTGCGATAAAAAAGTACGTCGGAAATGGCGGATTTCTATTTGCAATGTGTTCGGCGACCGATGCGCTTGACATTGCGCTGGCGGCGGAAAATGTCGATATAGTCGCTAGTGTTTATGACGGGGATCCGCCTGATCCAAATGCTAATCTCAAGTTAGATTTCAGTAAGACTTTTTGCTTTGAGAATTTCAAACTTTACACCGATCCGATGCTTTATGAATATTCCGACATTGACGTGCCTCCCAGTTTCCAACCGGTTTCACCTGGCGCGGAAGCCGACTATTTTACGCTCTTTGAGTTTTCGGCTAAGTACGATCCGGTTCCAACCATGTTGACACAGGATCATGTTGGAATGATTAAGGGATTTATGGGACAAACCACAGGCTTTCGGCGCGACCTGATCAAGAAATCTGTCGTGATTCTGGGAGAGGTCGAAAACAGGGAACAGGTGAAATATGTTCACGGAAATTTTGGTGATGGAACATTTACATTTCTCGGCGGTCATGATCCGGAAGATTATCAGCACTTTGTCGGAGACCCGCCGACACGCCTGGAACTGCATAAAAATTCGCCGGGATACCGATTGATTTTGAATAATGTTTTGTTTCCTTCTGCAAAAAAGAAAGAGCGGAAAACGTGAGTGAGGAATATCAAATTGAAAATTTTAGATTGAAAATTGCAAATTTATAAGAGGAAAATGATGAACGAGTTACCAATCAAAACACACGCCCGGACTGAAATGATTGACATAACCATTTCTATTGAGGATATCGTTAAGTCCATCGACGCTCAATCAGGCGTTTGTACGATTTATTGTCCTCACACGACCGCGGGAGTCATGATCAATGAATGCGCCGATCCGGACGTTGCTAACGATATTCTGGCCAAATTGAACCGTCTCGTTCCTCCGGATGAAGGATATTTACATATTGAGGGAAATTCGGATGCTCATATCAAGACAGCGCTGGTCGGCAACAGCATTCAGGTTATTGTCGAAAACGGGCATCTGTGCATGGGAACGTGGCAGGGAATATTTTTCTGTGAATTTGACGGGCCTCGGAATCGAAGGGTGTGGATAGCGATTTCCTGACGTAAAAAAAAGAATCCCGACTTTCATCAGGATTCTTTGAATTCATGAAATATTCCGTGAATGTTCCGGATTATTTCTCTCCATCCTTCAGAAGACCCAAGGCAATTGCGAGCAAAATCAGTGTCTGAGCGAAACAGTTCCACGCATTTGCAGTAATGATGATTGCATGACCCACAAATTGAGTGATGATCCCCAGAATTAACGCTACTAAGCCCGCAACGATTGCCACTACCATCCAACTTTTCATAAAACCTCCTCTGTTAATAAACCTTAATTAATGATACGATAAATTCGTTAAATAGTCAACACAATTTTTATTATATCATTTCTCATCAAGATTCCCGGAAATATCTCTATGAATTATCAGACTATCCGGTCGAATTCTTTTCTATTGAATTTCTTCTAAAAAGAGATGATATTTAAATGGTTCCAGTCGAATGAAAAGAGAAGTGGATTGGAAGAAAAGATGAAAAAGCGAACATCAAAACTCAAATTTGCGCTGGTTTTCCTGATCGTGGTTCTTCTTTTTCTGGTTTATTTTAGAAAAAGATTTCGTGAACAAATCGAGATAACAGCGCCGCGTTCAACTCAGACCGAAACGGTGAAACCATGAACCGGTTAAATTCCAAACAGGCTGTATTAGTCGTTGTTGACATTCAGGCGAAACTCCTGCACGTTGTTTACGATTATCCGCTTGTTCTCGATAATCTCAGAAAAATTATCACAGGCGCGCAGGTTCTGGGTATTCCGATATTGTTGACCGAGCAATATCCAAAAGGACTCGGAGCAACCGTTGATGAGGTTCAGTCCATTTTAAACGAATACCGCCCGATCGTCAAACAGACGTTTTCCTGCTGGCGCGATCCGGTGTTCCAAGAAGAACTCAAGCGACAAAATAGAAAGCAGGTTTTAATCTGCGGTATCGAGTCGCATATCTGTGTTTATCAAACCAGTCTCGATCTGGTCGAAAATGGATTTGAAGTATTTTGCGTCACTGATGCCATTTCGAGCCGGACGGTTGAAAATCGAATGCTCGCATTAAGAAATCTTGAAAAAGCCGGAGTTCAGATGACGAGCGTCGAGATGGCGCTCTTTGAGATGCTGAAAAATTCAACTGATCCGGCGTTTAAACAAATTTCTCAAATTGTTAAATAGAAAGGTTATGCTATGGATTTAGAAAAAATTCAGAGTGAAATTTGCAAGCAGAAAATTGATGGATGGTTGTTTTACGATTTCCATAACCGCGATGCGATGGCGTATCGCATTCTCGGTTTGGAATTGAATAAACTTACGTCCCGGCGCTGGTACTATTTCATTCCTGCGGATGGACAGCCAGTGCGTTTGGTTTCGTCGGTAGAGGCGACGAAGTTGGACGCGCTTCCCGGTGAAAAAATGGTTTACCGGAGTTACGAACAACAACACGCCTTGATTCGGAAAATGCTGAGAAATTCGCGCCGAATCGCTATGCAATATTCGCCAACCAATAATATCCCTTATATATCCATGGTTGATGCGGGAACGATTGAACTGCTTCGTTCGTTCGGTGTGGAGATCGTCACTTCTGCAAATCTCGTTCAGACCTTTGAGGCGATCATCGATAAAGAAGGATATCGTCTGCATCGGCAAGCCGGAGAAAAAGTTCAGCGCATCAAAGACGAAGCATTTGCGTTGATCGACCGCACAATTCGTGCAAAGGAAAAAATCACAGAATATGAAGTTCAGCAGTTCATCGTCAAACGTTTTCAGGAAGAAGGATTGACCGATGACGGCGATCATCCTATCGTCGGCGTTAACGAACATCCCGCCGATCCGCATTTCGAGCCGAAAGAGTCAAATTCGTACACACTGAAGCAAGGCGATACGGTTCTAATCGATCTTTGGGCGCGCGAGAATTGCGATAAGGGAATTTACTACGATATCACCTGGTGTGGTTTTATCGGGAAGCAACCGCCGGCAAAATATATCGAAATATTTAATGTTGTTCGTGACGCTCGAAATGCGGCACGTGACTTCGTCCGGAATAAATTCGCGCGTGGTGAAAGATGCTTCGGATATGAGGTCGATGATGCCTGCCGGAATGTCGTTGCCAAAGACGGATATGGCGAATATTTCGTGCATCGTACCGGACATTCCATCGGCCATGAAGTTCACGGCAATGGTGTCAACATCGACAATCTCGAGACGAAGGACGAACGCGAGTTGGTGCCGGGTATCTGTTTTTCAATTGAGCCGGGAATTTATCTTGCGGGCGAGATGGCAGTTCGCTCCGAAATTGACGTTTTTATCACGCTGGATAAACAGGTTGTCGTCGCCGGTAAAGAGCAGGAAGATTTGATTTTAGTGGGATAGAAATTGCCGCTGTTAAGCAGGATCGGCACAGACAGATTCTTTCAGTTCCCGAATGATTTCTTGTGTTTCACTTAGGCTATGTGAGCGGACGAGTCGTTCCCGATAGGAAGAAGCGTTCCGGATGCCGCGGAAATACCAGCGATACCATTTTTTCATCATCGTCGTTGCATCCGCTTCGCCGCGATAGGTTACTTCAAGCGATAAATGATGCTGGCAGAGTTCAATCCGCCCGAGAATCGAACCTTGCGCTGAGCATTGACCTGTATGAAGAAGTTCGTTTGTCTTTTGAAAAATCCATGGATCGGCAAGAGCGCCCCGGCCGATCATCACGCCGTCACAGCCGGTTTCTCTAAACATCCGAACCGCATCGTTTTCCGAATTCACATCGCCGTTTCCGATGACCGGAATGGATAATTGGGATTTAACTTCGGCGATGATTTTCCAATCCGCCGGGAATTTAAAACCTTCGACGGCGGTTCGCGGATGAACTGTCAGCGCGCAAATGCCTTCGTTTTCGAGCATTTTAGCGGCGGCGACAGCAACGATGGATTGACGGCTCCAGCCTGCGCGAATCTTGGCGGTGACGGGAGTCCGAACTGCGTGCACGACAGCGCTGGCAATTTTTTGCATCAGCGGCAAATCTTTCAATAAAGCGGAACCGGCGTTTCTTTTCACGACTTTTTTGACAGAACAGCCGAAATTCAGGTCGATGATGTCGGGATGAAATTGCGCCTCTATCAATCGGGCGGATTCAGCCATCGCGTCCGGATCGTGACCGAAAATCTGCATTCCGATCGGTCGTTCGCGTTCAACGAAGACGAGATAATCATTCGTTTTTTCCGAGCCGCGCACGAGTCCTTCCGAACTGACGAACTCGGTATAAACCGCTCCGGCGCCTCTTTCACGGCAAATCATCCGGAACGGTATGTCGGTGTATCCCGCCATCGGCGCGAGCAAAACCGGGTTGTCGATGTTCAGTTTACCAATCAACACAGCGGAATTTAAGAAAAAACCGTTCGGCTTCCAACTTATGCAACGAACGGCGCCGTCGAAATGGCAAGGATATGGGCGAATTCATAAAAAGCAGACTGCCCCGTGATTTTATAATACATTCTATCTACAACTTATTAAAAAAGAAGGTTCCTTCTCGTTCAGAGTGGGTAATTATCATTTAAAAGTTACATAGGCTGGATTCAGTGAGACAAAGAAAATGGCGCTGATGAGGTAAATCTGGAAGATATTTTTAAAGGCTTGTTGACAATCTATCGATCTTGATATATATTGAATTAGTAGCAAAGGAGATGACTACCATGGAAAAAGGCTTAAAGAAGGAATATTTTTAACGAGCATACAAGTTCGCCAGAGGAAATATCTACGATGGATAAAGGTTTAAGAAGGCGGATGATGGTTTTTAGGGTTGGTCGGAAATTCAGACATGACTCGGATGCGGATTCAAAGCCATTTGAAATTAGTAAATGTATAAATACTGTCCTCAAAAAGTTAAGAATTCTGCTGATATTTATTATCGTTACCCAAATATTAAATGCTCAATGGTCGAATGATCCATCCGTCAATACAACGATTGTCAATACCTTCGGTGGCCAGGTCATGCCGATGGCAGTATCCGATGGCAAGGGTGGCGCTATCATTTTCTTTCACGAACGCGGTCAGGAACTCTACGCCCAACGCATCGGTTGGGATGGGTATTTACGCTGGGACTCGGCCGGTGTGCCAGTGTGTACCGCCCCCAATCCCCAATTTGCCGAGGCAGTTCTCAGTGATGGGAAAGGTGGTTCTTTCGTGGTCTGGATGGATTATCGCGAATATGCAGGTTCGGCGACCTTTAATCTCACTACCAATTCCCTTTATGTCCAGCGAATTGACAGTAACGGTATTTGCTTATGGCAGAATGATGGCGTCCTGGTGCGTTCTTTTCTTAACATGGAAGAAAAGCCCACCTATCAGGAAGCCCTGGCAGAAGATGGCCATGGCGGAGTATTTATAATTTGGGTTGATCGCCGTACCGCAGAGAGTGTGTATGACTTAGGTAAAATCTACTTACAACATATTGATTCCACCGGTGTAGTCTTATTTGAACCGGATGGTATGTTAATTGGCGATGGTGAAGACCCACGGATTCTTTCCGATGATTCGTCCGGAGTCTATGTATTACGTAAACTAAAATTAGCACAGCGATATTCATATGAAGGATTTCCTATGTGGAATCAGGAGGTATATACTGATTCCGCTGGATTCTCAAGTCAAATCGCTAAAGATGGACATGGGGGTTTTATCTATGCCGGACTTCGCTTCCCCAGTGGAAGGCCAAAATATATTGGCTTACAACGCGTGAATCGACGTGGAGATCGACTCTGGGACATTAATCGACTATATCTTGATCAAACACCTAGACTTAATCTACGTGCTATTTCTGATGGAGAATCGGGAATTATTTTTCAATGGCAAAAAGAAAATTATACCAACTGTATTCAGAAAGTTGATAGTTCAGGCGTTTTAAAATGGTCAGACC
Coding sequences within it:
- a CDS encoding asparagine synthetase B → MYGFLVFFGISSLNAQKILIPMDQSQADHLKAYGIAYWALKQQVMVEWLLNYRGGSFMMDAYPGIVKELRLRGVSFEEISGAKALQIYSTIDQNNMDIAILEKASKIAVYSPPGKQPWDDAVTLALTYAEIPYDIIWDEEVLTNKLPDYDWLHLHHEDFTGQYGKFYASYRNQDWYRQEEANSQLMATKLGFTKVSEEKKAVARAIKKYVGNGGFLFAMCSATDALDIALAAENVDIVASVYDGDPPDPNANLKLDFSKTFCFENFKLYTDPMLYEYSDIDVPPSFQPVSPGAEADYFTLFEFSAKYDPVPTMLTQDHVGMIKGFMGQTTGFRRDLIKKSVVILGEVENREQVKYVHGNFGDGTFTFLGGHDPEDYQHFVGDPPTRLELHKNSPGYRLILNNVLFPSAKKKERKT
- a CDS encoding hydrolase codes for the protein MNRLNSKQAVLVVVDIQAKLLHVVYDYPLVLDNLRKIITGAQVLGIPILLTEQYPKGLGATVDEVQSILNEYRPIVKQTFSCWRDPVFQEELKRQNRKQVLICGIESHICVYQTSLDLVENGFEVFCVTDAISSRTVENRMLALRNLEKAGVQMTSVEMALFEMLKNSTDPAFKQISQIVK
- a CDS encoding tRNA dihydrouridine synthase DusB, translating into MLIGKLNIDNPVLLAPMAGYTDIPFRMICRERGAGAVYTEFVSSEGLVRGSEKTNDYLVFVERERPIGMQIFGHDPDAMAESARLIEAQFHPDIIDLNFGCSVKKVVKRNAGSALLKDLPLMQKIASAVVHAVRTPVTAKIRAGWSRQSIVAVAAAKMLENEGICALTVHPRTAVEGFKFPADWKIIAEVKSQLSIPVIGNGDVNSENDAVRMFRETGCDGVMIGRGALADPWIFQKTNELLHTGQCSAQGSILGRIELCQHHLSLEVTYRGEADATTMMKKWYRWYFRGIRNASSYRERLVRSHSLSETQEIIRELKESVCADPA